Proteins encoded in a region of the Populus nigra chromosome 3, ddPopNigr1.1, whole genome shotgun sequence genome:
- the LOC133689874 gene encoding probable protein S-acyltransferase 19: MVRKHGWQLPAHTFQVVAITVFCLLVIAFYAFFAPFLGGKIWEYVLLGTYTPVVLLVFILYVRCTAINPADPGIMSKFNSNVANKLNAKHGFSVKDLPRKFDQTGSAMHSSFSSPSRSSIGPANSSKKGSVGEVERVETAVQSPTRKPSHNIGLIFCAPFVHEDCRKHGEIADQQGNGEDALFCTLCNAEVRKFSKHCRSCDKCVDGFDHHCRWLNNCVGYKNYVTFISLMVTSLAWLVLEAGVGIAVFVRCFVNKQSMKIEIVETLGNGFSIAPFATVVAVCTIVSILACVPLSELFFFHMILIRKGITTYEYVVAMRAMSEAPAGASEYEEMPNLVYSPSGSATTGFSGGSSLGLQYKGAWCTPPRVFVDYQDEVIPHLEPGMVPSTVDPDAAGAAERGSKVPKRPVRISAWKLAKLDSTEAMRAAAKARASSSVLKPVDNRRLPDTECSSSGNMSVRSSVSSDMGTNKEIKNELRLTALGNSFAPSQGSRDEYETGTQSVSSFSSPSHVQESVMLSPLPQTQGLGRFNAVTSAPGLVPDHPVTSKAPLPTANNPLSHTASGFDEKITQKGSSTDPLLLSAPAASLLRDVKRTSVVWDQEAGRYVSVPVSASEARNRTATQTVLPKSNAETSNDGRKPAIPPQQSSSSAKAPAQSSEKLLYTGDSIFFGGPLLSVPVRDSVRNEGSSGLREGQQRFALNLPRESRFKRDSISNQLPVFVPGGFDTNPSSGSGLR; the protein is encoded by the exons ATGGTGAGGAAACATGGATGGCAACTACCAGCTCATACCTTTCAG GTTGTTGCAATCACTGTCTTCTGCTTACTAGTGATTGCATTTTATGCTTTCTTTGCTCCTTTCCTTGGAGGCAAAATCTGGGAGTATGTGCTTCTTGGGACTTACACTCCAGTG GTACTTCTTGTCTTTATTCTATATGTTCGGTGTACCGCAATTAACCCTGCAGATCCTGGCATCATGTCTAAATTCAATTCCAATGTAGCAAATAAACTCAATGCGAAACATGGGTTTTCAGTGAAGGATCTGCCTAGAAAATTTGATCAAACTGGAAGTGCTATGCATTCTTCGTTTTCATCACCCTCCAGAAGTTCTATAGGTCCAGCAAACTCTAGTAAGAAAGGGTCAGTGGGGGAAGTTGAGAGAGTCGAGACTGCTGTGCAATCTCCAACCAGAAAACCTTCCCATAACATCGGTTTAATCTTCTGTGCACCTTTTGTTCATGAAGATTGCCGCAAACATGGAGAGATAGCTGACCAACAGGGCAATGGTGAAGATGCTTTGTTCTGTACATTGTGCAATGCTGAG GTACGCAAGTTCAGCAAACACTGTCGAAGTTGTGATAAATGTGTTGATGGTTTTGATCACCATTGCCGG TGGCTTAACAATTGTGTGGGGTATAAAAACTATGTGACTTTTATTTCTCTAATGGTTACTAGTCTTGCTTGG CTTGTACTCGAAGCTGGAGTTGGTATTGCTGTCTTTGTACGTTGTTTTGTTAACAAGCAAAGCATGAAGATTGAAATTGTCGAGACACTTGGAAATGGTTTCTCTATAGCTCCTTTTGCAACAGTTGTG GCTGTATGCACTATAGTTTCTATCCTGGCTTGTGTACCTCTCAGtgaacttttctttttccacaTGATATTGATCAGAAAG GGTATTACCACGTATGAGTATGTTGTGGCCATGAGAGCAATGAGTGAGGCACCTGCTGGAGCATCTGAGTATGAGGAAATGCCAAACTTAGTATACTCTCCATCAGGATCTGCCACAACTGGCTTCAGTGGTGGAAGTTCTCTTGGCCTGCAGTACAAGGGAGCATGGTGCACCCCTCCTCGGGTATTTGTGGATTATCAG GATGAAGTCATACCTCACCTGGAGCCTGGGATGGTCCCATCAACTGTTGACCCAGATGCTGCTGGAGCTGCAGAAAGAGGTAGCAAGGTACCCAAACGGCCAGTTCGAATTAGTGCTTGGAAACTTGCGAAGTTAGATTCCACCGAGGCTATGAGAGCAGCAGCAAAGGCCAGGGCATCTTCCTCTGTTCTAAAGCCAGTTGATAATCGCCGTTTACCCGATACTGAATGTAGCTCCAGTGGCAATATGAGTGTCAGAAGTAGTGTGAGCTCTGATATGGGGACAAACAAAGAGATCAAGAATGAGCTGAGACTAACAGCACTAGGAAACTCTTTTGCTCCAAGTCAAGGAAGCCGGGACGAGTATGAAACCGGGACTCAAAGTGTTAGTAGCTTCAGCAGCCCAAGCCATGTTCAAGAATCAGTCATGCTTAGTCCTCTACCACAAACTCAAGGTCTAGGTCGTTTTAATGCTGTAACCTCAGCCCCTGGCCTTGTTCCTGATCATCCTGTAACTTCTAAGGCTCCTTTACCTACTGCCAACAACCCATTATCCCATACTGCATCAGGATTTGATGAAAAAATCACGCAGAAGGGAAGTAGTACTGATCCATTGCTTCTTTCAGCTCCAGCTGCTTCTCTTCTTAGAGATGTCAAAAGGACGTCTGTTGTTTGGGACCAAGAGGCTGGTAGGTATGTATCAGTTCCTGTGTCAGCTTCTGAAGCTCGGAATAGAACAGCTACACAAACAGTATTGCCAAAATCCAATGCAGAAACAAGCAATGATGGTCGAAAGCCAGCAATACCACCACAACAGTCATCATCATCAGCTAAAGCTCCTGCTCAGTCATCTGAGAAGCTCCTGTACACAGGGGACTCCATTTTCTTTGGAGGTCCACTTTTGAGTGTCCCTGTTAGGGATAGTGTGAGAAATGAAGGAAGCTCAGGTTTGAGAGAGGGCCAACAGCGGTTTGCATTGAATTTACCTCGAGAGTCTAGATTCAAAAGAGATTCAATATCAAACCAGCTTCCCGTGTTTGTCCCTGGGGGTTTTGATACCAACCCTTCttctggttctggtttgaggtaG